GTCGAGGTAGCGGAAGAACATGTGCTGGATGCGGTCGGTGGCGTCGAAGACCACCGAGATCGAACCGCTGGGCTGGCGGTCGAGCACGTGGAAGAACTGGCGTTCGCGTTCGGCGTGGATCTCCCAGGCCTGGTCCAGGAAACCCTGTTCGTCGAGCACCCGCTCGTTCAGGGCCCAGGTGTCCTCCGCCAGTCCCAGCGTGGCGAACGAGCCGTGCAGCTTGGCCAGGGCGATGGCGTAATGGGGCGGGTGGGAGATGGACATGGCCGGGCTCTCGGGGTCCAGGTGGACCGGCGTCACGTAGAACGAGAACGGCGTCTCGAAGCTGGTCACCCTGAACTTGCAGATGCCCTTGGCCGTCACGCCCGGGCCGCCGCTGAACCTGATCCGGATCCAGGGGGAGTTCACGTCGGGGCCGAGGGAGAAGGTCTGACCGTCCACGGCGAAGGTGGCGCGCCTGGCGGCGCTGTCCACGGTGGCCTTGATCGACAGGCTCATCCGGCCGCCGGCGGGGTGGTCCGGTCCTACCAGCGTGCCTTCATAGGCGGCGCCGTTGCGGGTCAGCCGGTTGCGCACGCCCCCGATCGTCTCCTCGTCGGAGACCGGCGCCACGCCGGCGGCGGCGCCGTCGCCGGGATCGGCGCTGAACCAGCTGAAGGTGCCCTGGGTGCCGCGCAGGTCGGGCACGCACATGGCCGACAGCATCTGGCCGTCCACCTTCTCGGGCGGGAAGGTGATGGGCACGCGCAGCACCGTCGCCTTCACGCCGTTCTCGCCGAGCACCTGCCAGAAGGCCTTGCTGCGCCTGAGTAATTCTATGTGCGGCTTGCCCACGGGGATGCGCCAGGGGCCGATGCGCAGCAGGCGCCCGCCGCCGCTGATCTTCGTCGACGAGAGCACCGGCAGGTAGGAGCGCAGGTCGCGGTTGAGGAAGTCGAAGATGTTGTGGCGGCCGGCGTCGACGCCCGTGGCGAAACCCGACCAGGCCACCGGCGACATGGCCGGCGTGGTGGTGGCCAGGGGACGGAAGCCCCCCCGTGCGCGCAAACTGCGGAAGTTGGGCAGGCGCCCCTCGCGCAGGCCCTCCTTGACCAGGCCCGGATCGAGCCCGTCCAGTCCGAGCACGATCACGCGGCGGACGCGGGCGCGGCTCAGGCGCCGGCGGCTGCGCAGGACGCGCACCAGGGTGCGCAGGGGCCACAGCAGCAGGGCGCCGCAGGCGACCAGGATGCCCGCCAGGCCGAAGAGCAGCGAACCGCCCAGGGCGAAGCCGGCGCCGGGGCCGATGTACGCCAGCGCGGGGGAGGCCCAGCCCAGCAGACAGACGGCACACAACGACGCGACCGCGGTCCGGTCGCGAGAGCTCGTCTTGTTAATGGAGTACCGATGGTCTAGCATGCTGATTCGGCTGCAGAATCCCTGGCTGCGGGTGATGGATGCCGATCGGAGCCCGAGCTCTAATGATAGGTCCTGCGGATGATGTCTGCACCTTTCTTTTTCGCCGCCAAGACCCGAGAAGGATGTGAGTTGCGCGACAGAATACACATGCTGCCGCTGGTGTTTTCGCTGCTGCTGATGGCCGGCCTGATGCTGATCCAGGGCGACTGTATCCAGGAGGACGCCTTCATCTCGTTCCGCTACGCGGCCAATCTCCTGGACGGCCACGGCTTGACCTACAATCCCGGCGAGAGGGTCGAGGGCTACACGAACTTCCTGTGGACAGTGATGCTGGCCGGCGCCATGGCCCTGGGCGCGGATCCCGCCGCGGCGGCCCGCACGATGGGATTCGTCGCCGCCCTGGTCCTGTGCGGCGTCGTGATCCGGACGGCGCGGCTGGCCCGTCCCGGCAACCGGTGGGCGGGCCTGGTCGCCGTCGCCCTGCTGGCCGGCACGCCGGGTTTCGCCGCCGAGGCCGTGCAGGGGCTGGAGACCGTCTGGTTCGCCCTGCTGGTCACCGTGGGCGTCGTGACGGCCGTCCGGGCGCTGGAGTGCCGGGTCCCCCGGCGCGCGGCCGGGTTGTCGGCGTGGTCCGCGCTGGCGCTGATCCTGGCGGCGTTGACGCGTCCCGAGGGCGTGGGCGTCCTGCTGCTCGTCGTCGCCGGCGCCTGGTACGTCTCGCGACGCGGCGCCACTCCGTGCCGTCGCTGGCTCGCGATCGCGGCCGGCGCCTTCGTCCTCGTCTATCTGCCCTACTGGTGGCTGCGTTTCGACTACTACGGGTACCCCCTGCCCAACACCTTCTACGCCAAGACCGGCGGCGGTCTGCACCACCTGCTGCGCGGCCTCGCCTACCTGGGGCGCTTCCTGCTGCACCATCCGGCGGTGGCCGCGCTGAGCCTGGCCGCGGCGCCCTCCCTGCGCGCCCTGCGAGAGCGTGATGTGCGGCCGGCGATCGCGGTGCCCTGCTTCGTCACCTGCGGGTACCTGATCTACGTGGCCCTGGTGGGCGGTGATTTCAAGGAGACCTGGCGGTTCGTGCTGCCCGTGCTGCCGCTGTGGGCCCTCGTGCTGGACGCCTGGGCGGTGGGGGCCGTCGCGCGCCGCGGTCCCGCGTCGTCCCGCGTCGCGTGGGGTCTCGTGGCGGTCGCCATGTTTAACGCGTTGCCGTCGACGCCGGGCACCCTGCGCTGGTCCCGCCACCGCGTGCGCGACCTGGAGCGCCGCACCGTCTGCGGCGAATGGCTGCGGGACAACGCGCCGCCCGGCGTCACGCTGGCCATCCATTCGGCCGGCATCGTCCCGTTCGTCAGCGGTCTGCGGACGATCGACATGTGGGGCCTGAACGACCTGCACATCGCGCACCGCCGCATGCCCGGCATGGGCCGGACGCGCCCCGCCGGACACGAGAAGTCGGACTACGGTTACGTCTTCGGTCTCGGACCCACTTACATCCTGCCCCGCGGCTGGGCGATGGTCACCGACGCGCCGTACCGCGGCCTGAAGGGCGCCATGTTCCCGGGGGTGGACGCGTGGGTCGAGTACGGGGAGAGATACCGGGAGCGACACGTGCCCCTGCCGCCGGCGCCGGGCGAGGCGGCGCCGCGCTATTTCAATTTCGTCGAACTTTCGTCCTCGAGCGAATAGGCGATGATCGCGCCCGCGACCTGGATGGGCTGCTC
Above is a genomic segment from bacterium containing:
- a CDS encoding alkaline phosphatase family protein, with amino-acid sequence MLDHRYSINKTSSRDRTAVASLCAVCLLGWASPALAYIGPGAGFALGGSLLFGLAGILVACGALLLWPLRTLVRVLRSRRRLSRARVRRVIVLGLDGLDPGLVKEGLREGRLPNFRSLRARGGFRPLATTTPAMSPVAWSGFATGVDAGRHNIFDFLNRDLRSYLPVLSSTKISGGGRLLRIGPWRIPVGKPHIELLRRSKAFWQVLGENGVKATVLRVPITFPPEKVDGQMLSAMCVPDLRGTQGTFSWFSADPGDGAAAGVAPVSDEETIGGVRNRLTRNGAAYEGTLVGPDHPAGGRMSLSIKATVDSAARRATFAVDGQTFSLGPDVNSPWIRIRFSGGPGVTAKGICKFRVTSFETPFSFYVTPVHLDPESPAMSISHPPHYAIALAKLHGSFATLGLAEDTWALNERVLDEQGFLDQAWEIHAERERQFFHVLDRQPSGSISVVFDATDRIQHMFFRYLDDDHPANAGKDTERHRHAIRELYDRADALVGRTLDKLKKGDVLFVISDHGFKPFRRGVNLNTWLRENGYLYLQDDPAEGTPPPVPDGATVEPTRIDWARTRAYANGLGGFYLNLKGREHSGIVTPAEADALRAELVSALRELRDDDLDTPCVNDVQDGRDCYHGPYVENGPDIVIGFKIGWRTGWDAAVGRVSARVFEDNTRSWSGDHCVDPRLVPGILFSSLPFAETRPSLLDLAPTILDLFGVSRPAWMSGRSLLPTGGEK